CACCCCCTAATGCACGGAGAGCAGAGAGCTTTGCAGGCACATATAATTTCACAGCCACATCATACCACATAGGGTTAATGTGATTTCCCACATCAGTGCGAGCTCGCAAAGTggatcacattttattttagactGAGTACAACGATGCATGAGAAGTACATGCAGTCACACGAAGCCTCGTGTTTAATAATATGTGTGTATGAGGGCTGTCTAGACTTTAAGTTTTAATGTTGGATGTATTTGTAATGCGGATGTTGGGTTTTAAACTGGGTTTTACAGTATGAAATAGTACAACAGCAGGGGTGGGACAAGTCATCTCCTCCGAGTTAAAAAGAGAGTTTTAGTTGCTTTTAGAAAGACAGAGGGTCTTCCATCCCAAAGACCAGACACAGGGCCAGTTGTGCAGAAACAGATTTAATGTAGCTTCCTCTCCCCGCCTGACTTAATTTTTCTGCTCTGGCTGTGGGGAAAAATTGGAGCAGACCTTTGTGGATCTGGGACGAGGATTTGCAAGCTCATGTGCCATCTGCTGGACAAAAGGCTTAACATACGAGGACTCGCTTTTTGGTCAAAGTCATGACTACTTCTGATGTCTTGGCGATGTTTTTGATTCACCTCGTCTTTGTTAAAAATTGCTTCATGGACATTATGCAGTTATGTTATTACTAAGTATCCCATGATTTCTATAGATTTATTGGATTTGACTCAGCATGTTGCACAATACCCATTTGTACTTAACAGAAAGCTCTGCAAATGTATTctgtcataataataaaaacatagcAGTATCATCTATACTATACATAGTATTTGTTCAGACACCCAAATACTTCTTAAAACTTAGGAATCAAATTGGTTGGTTCTGTTTGACCAACGGATAAGAATGTTACAGTGTTCTAACCATAAAATATGTATTGCTCATGTTAATATTTACCCATCCACTGCACGCCCGCccgcgcgcgcgcacacgcgcacacacacacacacacacacactcaaaaatgCATTTGCATCTCTAAAGGGACTGCCGATTGTCAGTTTCCATTATAGTCCACTGCATTTCATGGGAAATACGCTGTCTGTTCTCTGTATGTTCTTGTCAGAAGTACTCCTCACTAATATACATATGCACATTGGCAGGAGGGTAGTGAGGAAAGTCCAAGTCTTCTGTATAATCTTTGCCACACTTCTCCAATTAAAACACAGGACACTCTTTAGTGACTTAATGTATTGCACCAATAATCTAAAATCAGCAGCAGGGAGTACCATCATGAGCCTTTTATTTTCAGTTAATTATTTCCCGTAGAAGACACAACACAATGTTTATATTAATTGCAGTTACTTTATTGTTTCAGTATGAATATGATTTACCCATGGAAATTTTACCTGAGTATTCACAAAAATATGGAACAATCCACATCTAAGAAAACAAAACCTAAATGAGGGCCCTTacatttgatacatttttagaaaatgtATTGACATTTATTGAAGATTTCCTTgcgaaaaatacaataaatcacATCACTCACAACAATAACTGAAGAAAAGCTCTGCATTTACTCCATTCAGTCGTCCTCATCGTGATTTTTATGAGGTGTGGTGCAACCTTGAAGCATCTTCAGCACCCAAATTTAGTTCCTATCTCTCCACTGTGTTTGTAGAGAGGCTCAGAATTCAGGCCAAGTGAGATGGATGTTGCCAAGACTCCCCTGGTATAATGATGCTAAAAAGGCAACCAGTTTTGTCCTGTTATTTGGGCTTTTCAATTTACAGATCCAGCATTTCCTCCTCCACAGTCTTTCCACTGGTTTCAACATACCGCTCTTGCACTCCAAGAGTACTGGAGTACTGTTAAGgaaaacatgtaaaaataaacacattttaaaattgtatatTGCAAGAATCCGGTTACTTTTAACATAATTCATCCAAAGTCATAAACACCAGGGTATTCAGTCTTCAGCCACCTCCAGTAAATCTTAAGGTTCGATTTCAAACCAGATGAGTCACAGTTAGTCACTATCGTGACTAGAAAAAGGATACGAGTCAAACTGGAAGTCTGCCCCCACAGCAGCTGACATCATGGCCTGCAGATTCCTCTCCTCTAGGTCTCCAAAGCAGTAGCCGTTGGCTTTGTCCACTGCTCGTAAGACCTGAATCATGCTCTCTCTGTCCTGGACACAGAAAAAAGAAGCATTTGAGATCAGGTGGTTTCCCCTGTAGAAATTCACTCAAAACCACTTAGTTGCAAAATATTGGCTGAAAAAAACTCTCACTGAAACCCCGATAATATGCTGTTTAAAAAGGTCATTGTATTTCTGGTTTCTGATCTGAATCCGCATAAAATCACATCACAAGGCAGTGTTAGATTTGATTTGTTTCGTATGTCCTCATTCTCTTTTCCTACTCATTTTTTCCTACCGGGCAGATCTTTTTGCATGAGCAGCATACAGGCAGAATCACAAAGATTTTGAAACTCTCTTGGAAATGTGGCAGTGCAGCCTGTTCAGCCTTGGAGGTTATCAAGGTTTAGTATTTCGAGATAAGCTACACATGCAAAGCCATCAAATCCCAAACTTACTCCGATGTCCTTCTCAGGGTTTAAACGTGTTTTGTGCCTTTGAAATTTGCTGTGTTTAAGTACCACTGGTAACCATGGTAACCAGTGGCTGTTTAACATGAAGGGGGTAgaaaacacagacatgcatCAAGGCTGCACTTGTCACCATGATGGAGACAAGAGTGCCAACCTGCCATGTGTAGAAATGACTAGTCCCATATGCAGTAATGGCACAGTGGTCTAGACTCCTGTCTCTGTACACACAGGATCACATCAGTCTCCATGAAAAAATAATGCCAGGGAACTAATATAGTGTGCAGACAGCCCACTCCATTTTAACAGTCCAATCCATCTGCAGAAAATTGATCCAGTGCTCGatttcaaatgctaaaaaagaTTTATGATTTACCTGTTGGATCGAAGAAATATGCCACGAGTGATTTTTTTGAAATTCTTGGAAGGAAGCCATTTTTGCACAGGTGAATTAATGTTGGATTTGAACATGTTTGGGCCAGTTCTATGGATGTTTTGTAGGTACTAAACCCTTTCACGACCCATCTACAAGAATAAAATGAAGGAATTCTTATCACGCTGTCAACTCAACATCTCTGTGTCCTTACATCATtccacagaaaataaatatatagcaTGAGACAAATTTATATTTGGTGTCAAAATTGCTTTCAGTCAATACATGGTTAATCTCTAGTCTTTataagtaaaaatgtattgcTTACTGCTATGAAAAAGCACTTATAATCTTTCAGTCAGTTATTCTGTGCCATGCAGAAACTGAGCCTTCAAGGCTTCATTTCTGTATATATGCCAAGTTTGATTTTGGATTAAGCTCAAAGCAGACTTGACATTTGGTATTCACTGAGCAAtaacctatttatttattttttaagtgagctttgtgtgtaactaactgcaatatacagtacagtagctCTGTGTTAACTTTCCTGTAGCAACAACACCCAAAGCCTGGTGAGATAGAGagcaatgttttttctttttctgtgttacaaaaTAGCTGCAGAGCTGTTAGTGAAAATATGTTACATTACATACCTGAAATAACTACTGGTGCACCATACAacttatattaattatatttcattaattcatttaaaTGCAGAAGGTTGATGACAGCCATGTACATGTGGCCTCCATATTAGCTTAAGCCACCTAATCCCTTTTCAGGAAACCAGCAATTCCCCTTTATTTTACTGCAGCATATTTCAGTGGAATTATAGCAACATTAGGTCCTATTGGCTGGCATGTACCACCATcactataaaatatattaagCCTGAGGGTCATTCTTTGAAATATGTAACAAGAAATGATTTAAAAACCGCAAACAGTGATACCTGTACATTGAGAGGCACAAAGGAGACGAGGCTGTAATCTTGTATGACCTCTGCCAACTTTACATTTAGACGGTGGaattttttaaaaaaggggtcTGCAGCCAGATGATCGAGAAGATAGGTCAGGTCCATGACTTCTGTGTAGAAGTCAAGGTTGAAGGCTGTACAAGAATACACACAGggataaaatgttatttttttttcatggtaaattaaattatgagtaaaatacatacataaatcaATTTCTGAATAAGTTAATATACAGTGTATTCCTGAGAAACAGAAGTAAAAATCCTCTGTCTTtatatgtaatattttttttgactGGAGTAtcatttgatttgtttgagGTAAAGCCGACAGCTCTTAACTTACCCAGTTTGCCATACTGCTCAATCAAGTCCATCTTGGAGAGGATGTTGACGTGTGGAAGCTCCACGTGCAGCATGGTGGACAGGGAGGTACACAGCACAGAGATGAACTTGGCTGGGTCAGCGCAGTAGTGCGAGTCCACAAGGTGCACTGCTGTGAGCTTAAAGATGCAAGAAACACTCAGTCATAGTGCCATAAGACCTAAGATCTACATTATGTTAATAGTGTACATAAATGATGACTGAATAGACAAAGCATCAAGGCTCAGGGGACATAATATcactcccatccctgaatgttTAAGAAGCTCACCCTGAAATTCCACTTGGCCAGCTGTGAGAATATATTCTTTACTGAACTTTGGTGGGTGTAGAGCTCCACTTGTCCAGGACAGTCAAACAAGAAATAACAGTCACTGTGCtgtttcagcttgttttctaaCCAGTCCAGATTTGCTTCAACATACTCCATACAGTAGAGGAGCCCACCGTTGGGCCCAAGCTTCAAACCCTCCATGACATCGTCCAGAGTGACCAGCTCTGAGATATCCACCGCACAGGAATACGGTAGGTGTTCGTTGGCAGGGTCCATGTTCACCACGACCACCTTGCGCCCCATGCGAGTAAGGAACTCCTGCATTCCTTGACAGTAAGTGGTTTTTCCAGAGCCTGGGGGTCCAATGACCACCTGGCCGAAGCGCAGGGAGGGCGTCACTCCGGTCTGGCTGGACATGGTTTCAGTGCCGCGGGGACTGGAGAGCTGATTAGATGGGACCAGGATGTCAGAGGGGCCACATCAGCATCCAGGTTGATACCTGGCAGGGTCACATTAGTCAGTCAGTGTCAGATATCAGCATGTAAGAGGATGGAGGCAGCTTCAGCCTTTTCAACAATTCATTTCCTACTACACCAAAACCTCAATAGTTAAATAGGCAGGAGTAGATAAGTACAACCTTATAGCTAAACATAACGTTAGTGATCAATACACTcgggtaacgttaacgttaagttaataaataaaacttcaGTTAACTGTCAATTAAAAGTTTATCTGTAGCTAACCATACAATACGTCTAATTGATTTAGCTACATTTTCTTTTACGACATTGTGGACCtttatttgtaaatgtaataagTATTGATGAATAATTACCGTCTGCCGCTGTTATGTTCGCATGCGTACATGTTTCTGCTAGCTAACTGGCTAAAGCTACTATAAATTACATCCGGGTCACGTTACCgagatgtcaaaataaaagcgtgCTTTTCATTTGACGGGACACTACCATCGAAATAGAATTTTATTTCTATGAGCACTACAATAATCTCTGATAGTACTTTATATAGTATTTCATTTTACGTGACGTCATTAAGACATTCCTTACAGTACCCATACAATATGCATTGCTTTAACATAGGAAGACAAGTTTTTGTGTGATAGTGAGTCAGCAATTTAAGATATTACATAATCATATAAAAAGACCAAGTCAGCACAAGTGGAAAGAAtggtttgaaaatgttttaataacaCAGTGGGACAAATATGTgagtaaaaaaaatctatgaatAAGAAACATTTAATTTGAAGTCATCGTCGTGGTCCAATGCTGCCACCTGGCTGCCAGCCTCTGTACTTCATACTAGTGTTTGGTTGACGTCTCAGCAAGGTGTCACCTCCATCGATGTCTTTGGGTTTATCATACACTGTAGTTATATGAAAATCTGTCCTGGCCTTTTTTACAGGATGTAAGAGCAATTTCTCTCCATGATACCTGcagaaacaaaatacattaGCATCAGGAGAGCACTAAAAACAGTGTCCACTCACTTGCATACTAAAACATGCAAGCAGATATATTTTGTTGATTCCGTGTTCATACGTACCCAAAGCCTCTTTTACAATTGGGATGTTGGCCCTCACTCTCAAGGGCGTCAGGAATCCCAATCTGACTGTGTCCTAACCCTTCACCATCCTTCCAGCCCTGCTTTTCCATCAAACGACGACCAAAaccctaaaaagaaaaaaacattagaagATTGCTCATATAGGCTATGGTAGAAAAGAAGGAGTCAAATGATAGGCCACCTCCTTACCTTTGTGAACCTCTCAAAGCTGCCAATAGACTGACCGTGTCCAGATCTATCTTCAAGACCCACCCTCAGCCTTTTTTCATATCGCATTCGGACATAGTCACGGGCATCCATGTCACCTCCATCTATGAGAGGAAAagttgggttaaaaaaaaaaaaactgatcttGCAGAGATAGTTCACAGTTTGGTTCCCTTTCGTCAATCAAGGATGTAAAACAAACTTGAGATACCTTTATCGTAGTAAACGCTCATGTCAACATCCCAGTCGTCTGCCGTTTGTTCatcaaaatctaaaaaaaaaagacaggagaCATAAATGCAATTGATATTTCATCAAGCAAATACACTTAATTTAAAGTAATagtagtgataaaaaaagcataTAAATGTGCTTTGAATCAATTTAGATCAAAACTAATTCTAATCAACATTTGTCTTTTAATGCCTATAATTGTAATTGCAGAGTGGAATTTAgctgtttaatttaataatacACAACAATTACAGCACGTTGTCAGATTCCAAGTAACACCAGCTAGAAATGATCATTTCAGTTCCCATAACCATGCTGGCTAATGTGGCTATCATCAATTAGATATGATGATTAGAGTTCCAAAGATTTATCAATTAAATCGATTAGCTGTCAACTTTAGAACATTCTCTGATtacagcttcttaaatgtgaatattttctggattcttcactcc
This window of the Perca flavescens isolate YP-PL-M2 chromosome 6, PFLA_1.0, whole genome shotgun sequence genome carries:
- the gpn2 gene encoding GPN-loop GTPase 2; the protein is MSSQTGVTPSLRFGQVVIGPPGSGKTTYCQGMQEFLTRMGRKVVVVNMDPANEHLPYSCAVDISELVTLDDVMEGLKLGPNGGLLYCMEYVEANLDWLENKLKQHSDCYFLFDCPGQVELYTHQSSVKNIFSQLAKWNFRLTAVHLVDSHYCADPAKFISVLCTSLSTMLHVELPHVNILSKMDLIEQYGKLAFNLDFYTEVMDLTYLLDHLAADPFFKKFHRLNVKLAEVIQDYSLVSFVPLNVQDRESMIQVLRAVDKANGYCFGDLEERNLQAMMSAAVGADFQFDSTLGVQERYVETSGKTVEEEMLDL